DNA from Onthophagus taurus isolate NC chromosome 2, IU_Otau_3.0, whole genome shotgun sequence:
TTTCTTCAGAACGTTTTGTTGATGATTCCCTTAAATGTGATGGGACAGCTTGTAATGCAGCTTCTTCAGGGctacaatatttaatttttttcgcaTCATCATCAAATTCGCTTTGCGAGGAATCATCATCAGATTTGTTTCCCTTTCTTTTTGCCAATTTCTCTTCAATGTATTTcatcatttcttcatcttcatcGCGTTTATTTGTTTCAACAGAAAATTGGGTTCCTATCCCTGTGTCATAAGCATCGTCAACTTGTTTTACTTTACCACTTTTTAAAGCTTGCATGTTCACCATTCCTCCGGATTGAACGTTAAATGGGTCGTCCTAAAGGTTATAacagaaataagaaaaaagtaatATATGTTATTAGTTTAATCAGATATACAACAACAATTTCATCTGCCATTGAAACTTTCTTTCCAAGAGCTAATCCAACAAGACTTATACCATTCGGCCTTTCTCGTAACTTTTGAATTTCTTTCAAGTCGCTGAGTTTTgatctaaaataataacattttgataggttataattaaaatttattgaattgttttatcatATACCTGACTTCTTTATCAGATTCATCACTATCTTCCGATTTGACTCGTTTCcttaaattctttttacctttctttttaaactggATGGCACTTCCTTCTTTTATATCATTAACAtccatttttaaatgttaataataaaaagtaattagtTTGGTTAGATattctaacctcactttaataaaaacaacaaacatCAATTCCAACACACGACATCTATCgttcaatttatattttaatttaattattataaaactttatttaaattgtaattatttaattatattttctataaatgcGAAAAAgaagtattaaaaatgattaaatacaatatatttaagcattaattaatttaatttggtaattttttattttaaattatggtaattttagaatttttattttggcaactaaaaataactaaCAACTGCATCACGCGAAATGTTTACCTAAAAACGTGTTTAAATAGAGGTTATAATCGAATAACTCGTCggattttaacgttttttaaacACCTGGTTATAACGCGTTTTTTGATACCTCTTTATTTCTActaaaattctttaataaaacttgCAAAAATGGTTTCGATCGAAGATATAACGTCACAATTGAAAAATACTAAAGTGGCCACCACTGGGGTTTCCTTTGAGGGGAAATCTCTGAAATTAGATACAGCTAATGATGGTAAGCATCACAAATTGGTTTCGAACGCTTGTTCTAGTAAAGGTGTTTTTTAGCTAAACCTGTTGTGGAGGCAATAGATAACTGTCCGTATTTagaatatttgaatttacAAGGAAATACTTTGGGGGTTGAAGCATCGAGTGTTATTGCTAAAGCTTTAGAAAAACATCCAGAATTTAAGAGAGCTCAATGGCAGGATATGTTTACTGGTCGAATGAAAACTGAGATTCCTAAAGCGTTGGTgggttttaagaaaatttgagAATTAATTAGATCTCGATTTTTTTGATAGCAATTTTTAGGTAATGGGTTAGTTACTGCTGGAGCTAAGTTAACAGAATTAGACTTAAGCGATAATGCACTTGGCCCAATTGGTGTAGAAGGTTTAGCTTCACTTTTAAGAAGCTCATCATGTTATGCACTTGAAGAACTTAGATTAAACAATAATGGTCTTGGAATTGGGGGTGGAAAACTCTTAGCATCTGCTTTATTAGATTGTTACAATTCAAGTAAAAGTCAAGGAAAACCATTATCTCTGAAAGTATTTATAGTTGGGAGAAATCGCTTGGAAAATGATGGCGCAAAAGCTCTAGCAGAAGTTTTTTCGGTGattattccaaaattttttaatccattTTCTAAATAACACCTATTTTAGACTATTGGCACATTAGAAGAAATAGAAATGCCCCAAAACGGTATTTACAACATAGGTATAACAGCTTTATCAAAtgcatttaaaaacaatttaaatttaaaagttttaaatctaAACGATAATACAATCGGACCTAAAGGAAGTAAAGCAATAGCTTCTGTTTTACcacaattaaaagaattaagagAAATTAATTTCGGTGATtgtcttttattaaataaaggtGCCATTACTTTGGCTCATGGATTAAAACATTGCATGAAATTAGAGCAGTTAATGTTGGCTGGCAATGAGATTAAAAGTGACGGTggaattcaattaattaaagcattgattaataaagaaaaacttgtTTGTGTTAATTTGGGTGCTAACAAATTTGGAAGTGATGGATGTgaagatataaaaactttactaAAAGATGTGGGTAAGTTTAAGTAAAATTGATGttgcaaattaaattaaaaaaaaggaataaatatttttatttttagggaaATTGAATACATTGGAAAGTTTAAGTGATGATGAATCAGCTGGtagtgatgatgatgatgatgaagaggATGAGGATGAAGATGATGATGAAAAAGTGAATGATGAAACAGGAACAGAAAGTGACCatgaaaacgaaattaatgaGATCGATAACAATAATGGAGTTTTAGATTCAAAAGTTACAGTTGAGGATTTTTTAAAGGAACCcacatcagaaaattttttgtcTTTAGGTGATAACGTAGCAGATTTACTGCTTAAAGAGGTTGAGgtatttttgaatataaaagaaaagtttgtttcattttttaattctttaatattttttgtagaaaaataatcaaacataTTCAGATTCGTTACTTGTTATTTTGATGAAAGTAGCATCTTTAAGTGTGTGTAAAAGTAAAGAAGTATgtgaaaaatcattaaaatgcaCTGactatttatataaaaagatattCACAATGGAAAATGATGGGAATTATTCTCTCGTAAATAATTCTTTACTCGTTCATCTTGGTTTGATTAAAAgtgaagataaaaaagaattagacTGGGATTTAGGGGGTTGCTTAAAGGCGTTGCAAAGTGCGCTGAGAAAGAGTTATTTACCAGATAGTACAAAGAGCGTTTTATGGGTATTTTTAGAAAAGtaaggttttattaaaatattacctTATTGTtaggtttttaatttattttgttttattttcagggatgtagataataataaagaactattaagtttaaaaaaagatatattgCTACagttaaacattaaattatgaATGTTTGTACCATcaaatctaaattaatttttggcttattttaaattgtaaatgcactgttacttttttataatgtataaaacgtatattaaaaatttacttttgtctcaaaataatttttctttttttattgtcaTTGTTATATAATCTAATTGACTCTTAGTgctaataatttataacaattataaGCAACGTTAACATTATCTCATTACATTTTACCCCTGAGAATACCCAATTTTATGCAttagttaattattattacatattaactattataaaattaagcATTTTATACCTAGTTTTTACTACAAGctttttaatactttatttatattataagtCTGGTAGGCGAATTTTAACAGTAAGAGCTTAAGATAGAATCTTTCAAGATTTTGTGTTGATATATCAActccagcgcctcgcccgcaagcgacctcggcgatttgaggcaATATCGCTTCTTATATGTCTTGGCAAAGATGTAAAGCGTCTTATAAGAAGACATTTACACTTAAACCGCCGAGGTCTCTTGCGGCCGAGACGCTAGAATCTTTCAATTTTGGCGATATTgtgttgatatatcaaataaagcgcctcgcccgcaagcgaccttggcaaTATCGTTTCTTAAATTTCTTGGTAAAGATATAAGGCCTCTGATAAGTAGACATGTGCACTCaaaccgccgaggtcgcttgcggccgaggcgctaaaATCTTTCAAAGGTGTcgattttgtgttgatatatcaactccagcgcctcgcccgcaagcaacctcggcgatttgaggcaATATCGCTTCTTAAATGTCTTGGCAAAGATATAAAGCCTCTTATAAGAAGACATGTACACTCAAACCACCGAGTtcgcttgcggctgaggcgCTAGAATCTTTCAATTTTGGCGATTTTATGTTGATATATTAAATGCAGCGCCTctcccgcaagcgacctcggcaataTCGTTTCTTAAATGGCTTGGTAAAGATACAAAGTCTTACCTACTTTAAAAGACAATTACCCTCAAAGGGGCCTCCTCTTTAATATCTAACTCATACTGTTACAAGTCAATTACCagacttgtaatataaatataaataactataagaacatttttataatatttggCAACAATAGAAGATTTTTAACGTACCTAAATAAATAGGTAGTATTTAAACAGCGGTAGATTCGATTTGAGTCACACCTTGTAGATTATTACCTCCAGGAATTTTATTTACCTTTtcaataatcattttaatttctccTCCTATGGTGGtctacaattaaaataattattatagcaatactaatttttaaatttattacttctATTACTGATCCTACAACGATCGCCACCAGAAGGGGAACAAAACTGGTATGAAACCCAATGAGAAGTTTATCAAAACAACCATCGGGTTTGATTTCGTCTTTTAATGtgcaaaaattattgtattttgtaCAACAACTTTCGGGATAATGCAAATCATTGCTCTCAAATATAACATTGTAATCAGTGTAGTTGTCAACTCCGCAACAATCatactaaaatatgaaattacatatatttaaagttaaaattattttaatttgattatttgcCTTTTCCTCAAAAAACATttgtgctttaaaatgtttagaagAATGAAAAGGTATctcaataaagttatttatcaatttacTTCTGATAGCAGGtgcaaatttttgttttagtatATGAGTTGATAGAATCGACCCAGTTCCTATCTTAATAGTGATTGCTATCACCAATAAAATACGTAACTAAAgaaaaagtgatttaaaatatttcctttAAGATAATTAATCCAATGTTTTTTGATCGCACCCATTTCAAAAGTTTCTTATTTTCAATCAGTAagcatttataaataaaagctGTTAAAATCAAAACCATCATTCCATAAGCAAGAAATATGTATGTAGTGGTATTTATCACAGCACTACTCCCATCAATGTATTTGATGGTATTTGCAGCCCCTTTCATTTCATCTGTTGATGAATTTGTCAGTTTTGGTAAACTCACACCTAAAATTACTAAAAGAATTCCataaatctaaaaagaaatcaatttatatatattaataaatagattcaataatataaaacttaCAGCATAACATAACATAAATACACGTAATTTATTGTTTGAGTTCATTAGATCCAAATGATCTTGCTAAATTTTTGGATGAATTCAATTAAAGGGTGTTTAAGGAAAGGGTGGAATTCGTGAATTGTCATGTGCGCAGTCAGAACCTATACATATacagagtgttgaaaaatataaaaatacattcttatttttttctaatattcaGCAATAACAATGACATCATACTAGATTTTGAAGCACGTGCGTATGTATTAATAGAACCATCATCAGATTATATTGTATTAATGTTATACACGCTTTTTCGTAACGTGTGTGAACTCTATCAAATTCGTTGTGAATATCTGTAGATTGCTCATTTAATGCTCAGTTGTATCTCTGCATGATCATATCGGTTTAAAACAGTGTTAATTTCAGTATCAGGCAATAGAGCATGAGAGAGGTTGAAGAaaagtcaatataatttgCAAGGCTCACATCTACAAAGACGCTAGGTGTCCAGAATTCAAGATTGTCCAAAGAAAGAGAACTAGCATGATGAATTGATTACAAGATTACTGGTAAGATTGTTCATGAAAGAGAGAATTATTGATcataatttgattattaaaaagaaatggtGAAAATGGATTGTATGTCTTAGCAGGATGCGATACATGTAAAAAAACATAGAAAAAACTTGAAAGCTTACAACAAAGCTGTTGTTGTAGGTGTTGTTAAGATTATTATGGACATATCGCACGGCGTGCACCGAGGCTATAACACCTTCATTTGCATAAAAGAAGCCAAAGTGACCATTGGCCATATTGTGACTCAGTGGATAATGTGGAACATTCCATTTTTGCGTGTTCTAAATGTTGTGGGAAAGACAGAATCAGAGAAAATTTACAAGAAGACGGAGAAGTGAATAGTATTATGAT
Protein-coding regions in this window:
- the LOC111426893 gene encoding splicing factor C9orf78 isoform X1, encoding MDVNDIKEGSAIQFKKKGKKNLRKRVKSEDSDESDKEVRSKLSDLKEIQKLRERPNGISLVGLALGKKVSMADEIVVDDPFNVQSGGMVNMQALKSGKVKQVDDAYDTGIGTQFSVETNKRDEDEEMMKYIEEKLAKRKGNKSDDDSSQSEFDDDAKKIKYCSPEEAALQAVPSHLRESSTKRSEEMLSNQMLSGIPEVDLGIEAKIKNIEATEEAKSKLLWEKHNQKDGPSQFVPSNMAVNFVQHSRFNVEDLPKRKHKIEEKSGNADDKNKTKKDEKATDDYHYERFRKQFRRY
- the LOC111426893 gene encoding splicing factor C9orf78 isoform X2; amino-acid sequence: MDVNDIKEGSAIQFKKKGKKNLRKRVKSEDSDESDKEVRSKLSDLKEIQKLRERPNGISLVGLALGKKVSMADEIDDPFNVQSGGMVNMQALKSGKVKQVDDAYDTGIGTQFSVETNKRDEDEEMMKYIEEKLAKRKGNKSDDDSSQSEFDDDAKKIKYCSPEEAALQAVPSHLRESSTKRSEEMLSNQMLSGIPEVDLGIEAKIKNIEATEEAKSKLLWEKHNQKDGPSQFVPSNMAVNFVQHSRFNVEDLPKRKHKIEEKSGNADDKNKTKKDEKATDDYHYERFRKQFRRY
- the LOC111426872 gene encoding ran GTPase-activating protein 1 isoform X1 — protein: MVSIEDITSQLKNTKVATTGVSFEGKSLKLDTANDAKPVVEAIDNCPYLEYLNLQGNTLGVEASSVIAKALEKHPEFKRAQWQDMFTGRMKTEIPKALQFLGNGLVTAGAKLTELDLSDNALGPIGVEGLASLLRSSSCYALEELRLNNNGLGIGGGKLLASALLDCYNSSKSQGKPLSLKVFIVGRNRLENDGAKALAEVFSTIGTLEEIEMPQNGIYNIGITALSNAFKNNLNLKVLNLNDNTIGPKGSKAIASVLPQLKELREINFGDCLLLNKGAITLAHGLKHCMKLEQLMLAGNEIKSDGGIQLIKALINKEKLVCVNLGANKFGSDGCEDIKTLLKDVGKLNTLESLSDDESAGSDDDDDEEDEDEDDDEKVNDETGTESDHENEINEIDNNNGVLDSKVTVEDFLKEPTSENFLSLGDNVADLLLKEVEKNNQTYSDSLLVILMKVASLSVCKSKEVCEKSLKCTDYLYKKIFTMENDGNYSLVNNSLLVHLGLIKSEDKKELDWDLGGCLKALQSALRKSYLPDSTKSVLWVFLEKDVDNNKELLSLKKDILLQLNIKL
- the LOC111426872 gene encoding ran GTPase-activating protein 1 isoform X2, giving the protein MVSIEDITSQLKNTKVATTGVSFEGKSLKLDTANDAKPVVEAIDNCPYLEYLNLQGNTLGVEASSVIAKALEKHPEFKRAQWQDMFTGRMKTEIPKALQFLGNGLVTAGAKLTELDLSDNALGPIGVEGLASLLRSSSCYALEELRLNNNGLGIGGGKLLASALLDCYNSSKSQGKPLSLKVFIVGRNRLENDGAKALAEVFSTIGTLEEIEMPQNGIYNIGITALSNAFKNNLNLKVLNLNDNTIGPKGSKAIASVLPQLKELREINFGDCLLLNKGAITLAHGLKHCMKLEQLMLAGNEIKSDGGIQLIKALINKEKLVCVNLGANKFGSDGCEDIKTLLKDVGKLNTLESLSDDESAGSDDDDDEEDEDEDDDEKVNDETGTESDHENEINEIDNNNGVLDSKVTVEDFLKEPTSENFLSLGDNVADLLLKEVEKNNQTYSDSLLVILMKVASLSVCKSKEVCEKSLKCTDYLYKKIFTMENDGNYSLVNNSLLVHLGLIKSEDKKELDWDLGGCLKALQSALRKSYLPDSTKSVLWVFLEK
- the LOC111426882 gene encoding tetraspanin-21-like, which codes for MNSNNKLRVFMLCYAIYGILLVILGVSLPKLTNSSTDEMKGAANTIKYIDGSSAVINTTTYIFLAYGMMVLILTAFIYKCLLIENKKLLKWLRILLVIAITIKIGTGSILSTHILKQKFAPAIRSKLINNFIEIPFHSSKHFKAQMFFEEKYDCCGVDNYTDYNVIFESNDLHYPESCCTKYNNFCTLKDEIKPDGCFDKLLIGFHTSFVPLLVAIVVGSVIETTIGGEIKMIIEKVNKIPGGNNLQGVTQIESTAV